A genomic segment from Ptychodera flava strain L36383 chromosome 19, AS_Pfla_20210202, whole genome shotgun sequence encodes:
- the LOC139118117 gene encoding type I iodothyronine deiodinase-like, with the protein MALFCLNSFDYFATNLTGYININIALFDHPHSSTTVASLDSCPEGLISLIQAPPAAVLDGGALSRVFHDYKDKAESLFVYIIEAHPTNGWSFGVNHFSFVKFPKSIEDRRDTARMMMSLDEDLFTTDINDVSKLCVVLDNMDEALNLSYRAQPDRVFIIVGDKIEYIGKTVLQQLVTPDRLFAEDIRECFDKNM; encoded by the exons ATGGCTTTATTCTGTCTGAACAG ttttgattACTTCGCTACCAACCTCACTGGCTACATCAACATCAACATTGCTTTGTTTGATCATCCACACTCATCAACGACGGTCGCATCCCTAGACAGCTGTCCAGAGGGACTCATCAGCCTCATTCAAGCCCCaccagct GCCGTCCTCGATGGTGGCGCTCTCAGTAGAGTCTTTCATGATTACAAAGACAAAGCTGAGTCCCTGTTTGTCTACATCATAGAGGCACATCCTACCAATGGCTGGAGCTTCGGAGTGAATCACTTCAGTTTTGTCAAGTTCCCGAAATCCATTGAAGACAGAAGGGATACGGCAAG AATGATGATGTCCTTGGACGAGGACTTGTTCACAACAGATATCAATGACGTCAGCAAACTTTGTGTAGTTCTTGACAACATGGATGAAGCTCTCAATCTTTCCTACCGTGCACAGCCGGACCGTGTCTTCATTATAGTGGGAGACAAAATCGAGTACATCGGCAAGACGGTACTACAACAGCTGGTCACGCCGGATCGCCTTTTTGCTGAAGATATCAGGGAATGTTTTGATAAGAACATGTAA